From Verrucomicrobiia bacterium, the proteins below share one genomic window:
- a CDS encoding aldo/keto reductase has product MKTKTLSRRQFLERSAAAAGGLVLSACSAVRPRARRTAVDRVALGQTGLHLSRLGFGTGSNSGQVQHALGQEGFNRLIHHAYDQGITYLDCAQSYQTFQWLGGAIKGLPREKLFIQSKVPGQPQDVLAAIDHHRKVFDTDYVDSMLIHCMVKDSWTDNWKRIMDGFDEAKQKKWILAKGVSCHSLPALRAATNSTWTEVHLVRVNPQANHIDGMAETWNEPGHDLAPVLAEIQTMRAKGRGIIGMKIIGNGEFIQAEDREKSIRFAMSRPELDAVVIGFKSTGEVDEAIQRMNAALADAA; this is encoded by the coding sequence ATGAAAACCAAAACTCTTAGCCGCCGTCAATTCCTCGAACGATCCGCTGCCGCCGCCGGTGGGCTGGTCTTGAGTGCCTGTTCCGCAGTGCGTCCTCGGGCGCGACGCACCGCTGTGGACCGGGTGGCGCTGGGCCAGACCGGTCTCCACCTGAGCCGGTTGGGCTTCGGCACGGGCAGCAACAGCGGCCAGGTGCAGCACGCCTTGGGCCAGGAAGGTTTCAACCGGCTCATCCACCATGCGTATGACCAGGGCATTACCTATTTGGATTGCGCCCAAAGCTACCAGACCTTCCAGTGGCTGGGCGGCGCAATCAAGGGCCTGCCCCGCGAGAAGCTGTTCATCCAGTCCAAAGTCCCCGGCCAACCCCAGGATGTCTTGGCAGCAATCGATCACCACCGCAAAGTCTTCGACACCGATTACGTCGATAGCATGCTCATCCATTGCATGGTTAAAGACAGCTGGACCGACAATTGGAAACGTATCATGGATGGCTTTGACGAGGCAAAGCAGAAGAAGTGGATTTTGGCCAAAGGCGTTTCGTGTCACAGCCTTCCGGCTCTCCGCGCCGCCACGAATTCAACTTGGACCGAGGTGCACCTGGTCCGGGTCAATCCCCAGGCAAACCACATCGATGGCATGGCTGAAACCTGGAATGAACCAGGCCACGACCTGGCCCCTGTATTGGCTGAAATCCAAACCATGCGAGCCAAGGGCCGTGGTATCATCGGCATGAAGATCATCGGCAATGGGGAATTCATACAGGCTGAAGACCGCGAAAAATCCATCCGGTTTGCCATGTCGCGCCCCGAATTAGACGCAGTCGTTATCGGTTTCAAGAGCACCGGCGAGGTTGACGAGGCCATTCAGCGGATGAACGCGGCGTTGGCAGACGCGGCTTAA